One window of the Cotesia glomerata isolate CgM1 linkage group LG10, MPM_Cglom_v2.3, whole genome shotgun sequence genome contains the following:
- the LOC123272752 gene encoding 39S ribosomal protein L3, mitochondrial, with the protein MGSFMKIRSGLNVLSNFLKPRVEMLTIPYRERYSKLNPKPRKRLPPWLPKQTRTLYRDDVTLENRGYVKEVLETNYGSPDPLSKCYSPLKVAPIEPSPEWVRGSRRTGTIARKIGIYPMWLKNGKKVLATLLHICDNHVIKYIPPEKWEPGHRTRHIIPKRKLGCLVVGAESSDPQLFTKEYCGLFYNAGVMPKRLLSRFTVTPNGALQPGTPLLATHYRPGDVVDIRGKTIDRGFQGVMKRWGFHGMPATHGVTKTHRRPGNIGSGGQKARVMPGTKMPGHMGNRYRIFRGQRILRVNYKYNVIWVLGQVCPGETNSLVHVYDTLLPRRQPETPPPFPTFIPTPDTELPDEAWADDVHPFGAPTIEFEPEK; encoded by the exons atggGGTCGTTTATGAAAATTCGCTCTGGGCTGAATGttctgagtaattttttgaaaccaag agttGAGATGCTGACAATTCCATATCGTGAGAGATACAGTAAATTGAATCCCAAGCCAAGGAAACGTCTTCCACCTTGGCTGCCTAAACAGACACGAAca ttatacaGAGATGACGTGACACTGGAGAACAGAGGATATGTAAAAGAAGTATTGGAGACAAACTACGGATCTCCAGATCCGTTGAGCAAATGTTATTCTCCTTTGAAGGTAGCACCCATTGAACCCTCTCCAGAATGGGTTCGAGGATCAAGAAGAACTGGCACCATTGCCCGTAAAATCGGGATTTACCCGATGTGGCTGAAGAATGGGAAGAAAGTTCTCGCTACTTTGTTAcac atttgtGACAACCATGTCATCAAATATATTCCTCCTGAAAAGTGGGAACCAGGTCATAGGACGAGGCATATTATTCCTAAGAGAAAATTGGGATGCTTGGTTGTCGGAGCTGAAAGCTCTGACCCACaattg tttacTAAAGAATATTGCGGATTATTTTATAACGCTGGTGTGATGCCCAAAAGACTTTTATCACGTTTTACCGTCACGCCCAACGGTGCACTACAGCCTGGAACGCCATTATTGGCGACTCATTACAGACCTGGTGATGTTGTTGATATCAGAGGCAAAAC aatTGACCGGGGGTTCCAAGGTGTAATGAAACGTTGGGGTTTCCATGGTATGCCTGCAACTCATGGTGTAACTAAAACTCATCGTCGGCCTGGTAATATTGGTTCAGGAGGCCAGAAAGCTCGTGTTATGCCTGGTACTAAAATGCCTGGACATATGGGTAATAGATATCGTATATTTCGTGGTCAGaga attCTACGGGTGAATTACAAGTACAACGTAATATGGGTCCTAGGACAAGTATGTCCAGGAGAAACAAACTCTCTGGTCCACGTATACGACACCTTGCTACCGAGACGACAGCCTGAAACACCACCTCCTTTTCCCACTTTCATCCCTACACCAGATACTGAGCTCCCCGATGAAGCTTGGGCCGATGACGTTCATCCTTTCGGCGCTCCGACAATCGAGTTTGAgccagaaaaataa
- the LOC123272623 gene encoding importin subunit alpha-4 produces MAAEMQNKNRMMVFKNKGKDQDEMRRRRNEVTVELRKNKREETLQKRRNVPATESTDEDDIEKTLSKINLLELVQKAASSDPAEQLAAVQSARKLLSSDRNPPIDPLIESGILPILVRCLEQHENPSLQFEAAWALTNIASGTSAQTQAVMQAGAVPLFLQLLRSSQQNVCEQAVWALGNIIGDGPIPRDYVIKLGVVQPLLTFIKPEIPITFLRNVTWVIVNLCRNKDPPPPVLTIQEILPALNALILHTDVNILVDTVWALSYLTDGGNEQIQMVINSGVVPRLIPLLSHKEVKLQTAALRAVGNIVTGTDEQTQTVLNCGALSHFHNLLTHTKDKICKEAVWFLSNITAGNQSQVEAVIEAGLLSLIISNLSKSDFQTQKEAAWAISNFTISGNRDQVARLIHEGVIAPFCDLLSCKDTQVIQVVLDGINNMLKLAGTEVEQLANMIEECSGLDKIEALQAHENVEIYKLAYDIIEQYFSDETDDTNLAPQVGEGSFDFDPTATIPNEGFKF; encoded by the exons atggCCGCTGAAATGCAAAACAAGAATCGGATGATGGTATTCAAGAACAAAGGCAAAGATCAGGAT gaaATGAGAAGACGAAGAAATGAAGTGACGGTAGAGCTGAGGAAAAATAAACGAGAAGAAACTTTACAGAAGCGCAGAAATGTTCCGGCTACTGAATCTACgg ATGAGGATGATATCGAGAAGACgctatcaaaaataaatttattggagTTGGTACAAAAGGCAGCGAGTTCAGACCCCGCTGAGCAATTGGCGGCTGTACAATCCGCCAGGAAGTTATTATCATCTGATCGTAATCCTCCAATTGATCCGTTAATTGAGAGTGGTATTTTACCGATCTTAGTACGTTGTCTTGAGCAACATGaaaa tCCTTCGTTGCAATTTGAAGCAGCATGGGCTTTAACAAACATTGCAAGTGGCACGTCGGCTCAGACGCAGGCGGTGATGCAAGCTGGTGCAGTCccattatttttacaattattacgtTCCAGTCAACAAAACGTCTGCGAGCAAGCTGTCTGGGCTTTAG gaaATATCATTGGTGATGGACCAATACCTCGAGATTACGTTATCAAACTCGGTGTAGTACAAccattattgacatttatcaAACCAGAAATACCAATAACATTTTTACGTAATGTAACATGggtaattgtaaatttatgtCGAAATAAAGACCCGCCACCACCAGTACTAACTATACAAGAAATATTACCAGCGCTCAATGCTCTTATTCTTCATACAGACgttaat ATACTTGTTGACACAGTATGGGCATTGAGTTATTTAACAGACGGCGGTAATGAACAAATCCAAATGGTAATAAACAGTGGAGTTGTACCGCGGCTGATACCGCTTCTTTCGCACAAAGAAGTTAAGCTACAGACAGCAGCTCTTCGAGCGGTGGGCAATATTGTGACGGGTACTGATGAGCAGACACAGACTGTGTTGAACTGCGGAGCGCTTAGCCATTTCCACAACCTGTTGACTCACACGAAGGACAAAATATGCAAAGAAGCCGTGTGGTTCTTGTCGAACATCACCGCGGGAAATCAGTCCCAGGTTGAGGCGGTAATCGAAGCCGGGCTTCTGTCCCTCATCATCAGCAACCTTTCCAAGTCTGATTTTCAGACGCAAAAGGAGGCTGCGTGGGCGATCAGCAACTTCACGATAAGTGGAAACAGGGACCAAGTCGCGCGGTTAATTCATGAAGGAGTTATCGCACCTTTTTGTGATTTATTGTCGTGTAAAGACACACAAGTTATTCAAGTCGTTTTGGATGGTATTAATAATATGCTCAAACTCGCTGGTACTGAAGTCGAACAACTTGCTAATATGATTGAAGAATGTTCTg gTCTGGACAAAATAGAAGCGCTGCAAGCTCACGAGAAcgtagaaatttataaattagctTATGACATTATTGAACAATATTTCTCTGACGAG acCGATGACACGAACCTAGCCCCACAAGTTGGAGAAGGATCATTTGACTTTGACCCAACGGCGACTATTCCAAACGAAGGTTTCAAATTCTGA
- the LOC123272754 gene encoding deubiquitinase OTUD6B — MSDNENSEDVMLQRHKKERKDLQTQIQVLKKSVGKGDKKKKREITEQIAQLESDLDRRQDEELNNLKLSQITLTGLPEETIILPEDDNDNDNDNPKISKAQKRREKKALAERERNQRIIEAEALNVFGKRNVETQTIKKILGERDLMIYEVPSDGHCLYNAVTHQLKSIGVPMRLEELRHKTAEYLRQNINDFLPFLTNPDSEDALTEEQYQQYCDNVATTSAWGGAIELQVLSRILSCPIEVVQAVGSSYIVGDEFESCKKITLTYHRHMYELGAHYNSVTKFVRDDNDDS; from the exons atgtcGGATAATGAGAACAGTGAAGATGTTATGTTGCAAAGACACAAGAAAGAGCGCAAGGACCTGCAaa cacaaattcaagttttaaaaaaatcagtaggTAAAGgtgacaaaaaaaagaaacgtGAAATAACCGAACAAATCGCACAATTAGAGTCAGACTTGGACCGCCGTCAGGATGAAGAGTTGAACAATTTAAAGCTGTCCCAAATAACACTGACTGGTTTGCCAGAAGAAACCATAATACTGCCAGAAGACGATAATGACAACGACAACGACAACCCGAAGATCTCAAAAGCGCAAAAGCGCCGAGAGAAGAAAGCTCTCGCGGAGCGGGAGCGAAATCAGCGAATCATCGAAGCCGAGGCGTTGAACGTCTTCGGGAAGCGCAACGTCGAGACCCAGACGATCAAAAAGATCCTGGGAGAACGCGACCTGATGATCTACGAGGTTCCCAGTGATGGTCATTGCCTCTACAACGCAGTTACCCATCAGCTGAAGAGCATTGGAGTCCCTATGAGACTCGAGGAGCTGCGTCACAAAACTGCCGAGTACCTGCGTCAGAATATCAACGATTTCCTGCCGTTCCTGACCAACCCAGACTCTGAAGATGCTCTTACTGAGGAACAGTACCAGCAGTACTGCGACAATGTCGCGACTACCAGTGCCTGGGGCGGCGCCATTGAGCTCCAGGTGCTCTCTCGCATCCTCAGCTGCCCTATTGAAGTCGTCCAAGCTGTTGGCAGCTCTTATATTGTCGGGGACGAGTTCGAGAGCTGTAAGAAAATCACTCTCACTTATCATCGACATATGTATGAGCTTGGTGCTCATTATAATTCTGTTACCAAGTTTGTTAgagatgataatgatgatagttga